The region TTGGTCGAGGCCATGTTCATCTCGTCCTCGGCGGTGAGGTGCCACTTTCCGAGGGCCGCCGTGCTGAACCCGCGTTCGACCAGCATCTCGGCGAGGGTGGCGCACTGCGGCGGAATGTGGCCGTTGCCGTTGGGAAAGCCGACCGCAGCCTCGGTGATGCAGGCCATCCCATTGGTGGTGTGGTTGCGGCCGGTCAACAGGCACGAGCGGGTCGGTGAGCACAGCGCCGTGGTGTGCCACTGGGTGTAGCGCAGCCCGTCCGCCGCGATCCGGTCGATGTTCGGGGTGTCGATCATTCCGCCGTAGCAGCTCAGCGCGCCGAACCCGACGTCGTCGAGCACGATGTACACCACGTTCGGCGTGCCCGGCGGGGCCTTGGGCTGCTCGTAGGGCGCCCAGTCCGGCACCGAGTTGCGAATGTCTAGGTCTACTACGCCCCGAAACGGCTGAGTCATGACACGACCTCCTTGCCGTCCACGGTCCCCAGGCGGATCGCTCGGTCGCATCACCCGGGACGGGTGATCAGCCGGTCGTGAGGCCGGGTGCTGGCCAGCCACCGGCTCGCGGCCGAGGGCGTCCCACCCGGTGGGCAGTGACAGGTGGCCGGGGCCTGCGCTCCACCACCCCTGCGGGGTGAGGCACGCCCCCCCGAGTCGGCCACCATCCGGCCCTGGCCGGAGTTGGTCGGTCAGTGCCGTGAGATGAACGGAAACGGGGTGCAGGCGTGACGAGACGAAACCGGGCGGGTCCCCCGTGACAATGCAGGCCGCTCACCCGATGGTCCTGCTCCCCGGCCGGGAGTTCCTCATGGGAACCGATCGGCCGGCGGGCGGCCCCGCTGACGGGGAAGGCCCGGTGCATCGGGTTCGGCTCAGCTCCTTCCGGATCGATCCCTACACGGTCACCAACGCCCGGTTCGCGAGCTTCGTCGCGGCCACCGGTCATGTCACCGATGCCGAGCGTTACGGCTGGTCGTTCGTGTTCGGCGGGTTTCTTCCCGCGGCCTTCCCGCCGACCCGGGCCGCCGCGCACGCCCCCTGGTGGCGGCAGGTCCACGGCGCGGACTGGAACCACCCGCAGGGCCCGCACTCGGACCTGGACGGACGCGAGGACCACCCCGTCGTGCACGTCTCCTGGAACGACGCGATGGCCTTCTGCACGTGGGATGGCACGCGCCTGCCCACCGAAGCCGAGTGGGAGTACGCCGCCCGTGGTGGCCTCGTCGGGCAGCCCTTCCCGTGGGGCAGCGTGCTCGAACCCGGCGGCCGGCACCGGATGAACGTGTTCCAGGGCCGGTTCCCCGCCGAGAACACCTGCGCCGACGGCTATGCCGGGACCGCACCGGTCGACGCCTACCCACCCAACGGCTTCGGCCTGCACAACGTCACCGGCAACGTCTGGGAGTGGTGCGCCGACTGGTTCGACCCCCGCTACTACGCCCACAGCCCGCTCCATGACCCGGCCGGACCGGCCCGCGGCACCCACCGGGTGATGCGCGGAGGCTCCTACCTGTGTCACGCCTCCTACTGCAGCCGCTACCGGGTCGACGCCCGCAGCGCCAGCGAACCCGACAGCTCCACCGGCAACACCGGCTTCCGAGTCGCACAGGACCCTCCCGCGTCGAACCGCCGCCGCTAGTGAGAGCTGGTTCTCGAAGTTCGTCGTCTGTGACGACTGCCGCTGTGACTGCGTGACGGTGGACAGTGGGGTATGTCCGGGCGACCGAAGCATGAGTTGGTGCTGACCGATGATGAGCGGCGCGTGCTGCATGGCTCACGCCTCGGTGGCGCCCGCCGCGGTCGGTCGCTCGGCATGATGGTGTCCTCGCTGCCGGAGACGAACAGCAGGGGCGCGCGGTCGTCGTCGTGGTGGCGTAGTTCCACTGCTCGAAGTCGCAGGTGACGGCCTTGTGCCGGTTGGCCGGGTTCTTCAGCACCGGGAAGGTCGGGCCGCCCGCTCGTCGGGTCGTCGGGGCTGGACCGTCGGCGGCGGCGGGCAGCACGCGGGAACGCAGAGCGCGGTGCACGGCCGGTCGGCGTGGGGCGGGGCGTGCCGGGGGCCGAGGTCGATCAGCGTCGCGAGGTCGGGGAGACCGCCCGCGGGCACGGGCATGGTGGTGGTCATGGCGGCGTCCTCTCGAACGGTGTCGT is a window of Pseudonocardia sp. T1-2H DNA encoding:
- a CDS encoding formylglycine-generating enzyme family protein, which produces MQAAHPMVLLPGREFLMGTDRPAGGPADGEGPVHRVRLSSFRIDPYTVTNARFASFVAATGHVTDAERYGWSFVFGGFLPAAFPPTRAAAHAPWWRQVHGADWNHPQGPHSDLDGREDHPVVHVSWNDAMAFCTWDGTRLPTEAEWEYAARGGLVGQPFPWGSVLEPGGRHRMNVFQGRFPAENTCADGYAGTAPVDAYPPNGFGLHNVTGNVWEWCADWFDPRYYAHSPLHDPAGPARGTHRVMRGGSYLCHASYCSRYRVDARSASEPDSSTGNTGFRVAQDPPASNRRR